From Pontibacter actiniarum, a single genomic window includes:
- a CDS encoding SMI1/KNR4 family protein, translating to MPHIEAILAKYKVPKRKEASNEAIKELESGVGFTLPEDYKGFLINYQGFEDSVGEEYVRLWDLNELKQQNEEYLILENLPNTIGIGSNGAGELIALEKKDEEEFRVVLTPFIDLSEEYHIYIGDSFTDFLQRLENGQEWFSETEK from the coding sequence ATGCCCCATATAGAAGCTATACTCGCTAAATATAAAGTCCCTAAGCGGAAAGAAGCTTCCAATGAAGCCATTAAAGAATTAGAGAGTGGAGTAGGTTTTACTTTGCCCGAAGATTATAAAGGTTTCCTTATCAACTATCAAGGCTTCGAAGATTCAGTTGGCGAAGAGTATGTGAGGCTATGGGACTTGAACGAGTTAAAGCAGCAGAATGAAGAGTATCTTATACTTGAAAACCTTCCAAATACTATTGGAATAGGTTCTAATGGAGCTGGTGAGTTAATAGCTTTAGAAAAAAAAGACGAAGAAGAGTTTCGGGTAGTGCTAACTCCATTTATCGACCTAAGCGAAGAGTATCACATATATATTGGAGATTCCTTCACTGATTTCTTGCAGCGTCTTGAAAATGGGCAAGAGTGGTTTAGCGAAACAGAAAAATAA
- a CDS encoding carboxypeptidase-like regulatory domain-containing protein codes for MKTVFLILLLLTTYLDSFCQTENRTKAYIEGIVVSGVNKKPLADVYVSLKHKGFGTVTDSLGYFRFDGVPEGKYHLITHYFGYSETDTALSVVSEPLTGLHITLEADCSYDRRVAEADIVSGEPKLLLVGSIAPVVHKNQYRFERKYKVQYLDFGDTPPAYECIEEYNKVIFNYLDKKYGDKWRKEVRPDVIFLKDEK; via the coding sequence ATGAAAACAGTTTTCCTGATACTACTCCTTCTCACAACCTACCTTGACTCATTCTGTCAAACAGAGAATCGAACTAAGGCTTATATAGAAGGTATAGTTGTATCGGGAGTGAATAAAAAGCCATTGGCTGATGTGTATGTTTCCTTAAAGCATAAGGGGTTTGGTACTGTTACAGATAGCTTGGGTTATTTCCGATTTGATGGTGTTCCAGAAGGGAAATACCACCTGATTACCCATTACTTTGGTTATAGTGAAACTGATACAGCATTAAGCGTGGTGTCAGAACCATTAACAGGTCTCCACATTACTCTTGAAGCTGATTGTTCCTATGACAGGAGAGTAGCCGAAGCTGATATAGTAAGTGGTGAACCAAAGTTACTCTTAGTTGGAAGTATTGCACCTGTAGTTCATAAGAATCAGTATAGGTTTGAGAGAAAGTATAAAGTACAGTACTTAGACTTCGGAGATACTCCACCAGCATATGAATGTATAGAAGAATATAACAAAGTTATCTTTAATTATCTGGACAAGAAGTATGGTGATAAATGGCGAAAAGAAGTTCGACCAGATGTTATATTCTTAAAGGATGAAAAATAA